One stretch of Microvirga lotononidis DNA includes these proteins:
- a CDS encoding MFS transporter → MHPFKALEIRLGALQAASFTSHGMYLPFFPLWLQSKALSPTVIGFVVAIPIIVRILATAPLMSLADRSFGARRLLLASHFGQLIGFPLFLLVDATWAIMALVALVAVAQSCVIPGNDLVSTNAVQKHPGLNYGRIRGSGSVAFFITNIVGGYLVGAFGPDVVIVVLTIIPILGITATLVAVPHERSESSSHGEPRKDEAPSRLSRILWLVLIAGAVTQASHGALNAFASIYWRSVGFSDQVIGYFWAAGVIAEILVFVYLGRHVGRNSGIGLIMLGSAAAVIRFTIMSLQPGTEIMFVLQTMHSLTFAATHIGTMAALAAFAPMTARGRAQGIYGSLAALTTAASTIVSGLIYTDAGAGVFAAMAPLGAIAFVLMLMAVRLQKDQPQRAGSGG, encoded by the coding sequence ATGCATCCGTTCAAAGCACTGGAAATCCGCCTGGGTGCGCTGCAGGCCGCCAGCTTCACCAGTCACGGGATGTACCTCCCGTTCTTCCCGCTCTGGCTCCAGAGCAAGGCCCTGTCGCCGACCGTGATCGGGTTCGTGGTCGCCATACCGATCATCGTACGCATCCTGGCGACGGCGCCGCTCATGAGCCTCGCGGATCGGTCCTTCGGAGCACGGCGGCTTCTTCTGGCCAGCCATTTCGGTCAGCTCATCGGTTTTCCGCTCTTTCTCCTCGTCGACGCCACTTGGGCCATTATGGCCCTGGTGGCGCTCGTTGCCGTCGCGCAGTCCTGCGTCATTCCGGGCAACGATCTCGTCTCCACCAACGCGGTTCAGAAGCATCCCGGCTTGAATTACGGCCGGATCCGGGGTTCGGGCTCCGTGGCATTCTTCATCACCAACATCGTGGGCGGGTATCTGGTCGGCGCCTTCGGGCCGGATGTCGTGATCGTCGTCCTGACAATCATCCCGATCCTGGGGATCACGGCCACTCTGGTGGCCGTTCCGCACGAGAGATCCGAATCCTCCAGCCATGGCGAACCGCGGAAAGATGAGGCTCCTTCCCGGCTGTCCAGGATCCTATGGCTGGTCCTGATCGCCGGGGCGGTGACCCAGGCAAGCCATGGGGCGCTCAATGCCTTCGCCAGCATCTACTGGCGTTCCGTCGGCTTCTCCGATCAGGTCATCGGATATTTCTGGGCGGCCGGGGTGATCGCCGAGATTCTGGTCTTCGTTTATCTGGGGCGCCATGTCGGCCGAAACTCGGGCATCGGCTTGATCATGCTCGGCTCGGCCGCTGCGGTCATCCGCTTCACCATCATGTCCCTGCAACCGGGAACGGAGATCATGTTCGTGCTGCAGACCATGCACAGCCTGACCTTCGCCGCTACCCATATCGGCACCATGGCGGCGCTGGCGGCCTTCGCGCCCATGACGGCAAGAGGGCGCGCGCAAGGAATCTACGGTTCCTTGGCCGCTTTGACGACTGCGGCATCGACCATCGTCAGCGGCCTCATCTACACCGATGCGGGTGCCGGCGTATTCGCCGCGATGGCTCCTCTGGGAGCCATCGCGTTCGTTCTGATGCTGATGGCCGTCCGCCTTCAGAAGGATCAGCCCCAGAGGGCCGGCTCCGGCGGGTAG
- the dgcA gene encoding N-acetyl-D-Glu racemase DgcA — translation MRKLTVSIDRFPIAGKFTIARGSRTEAVVVTATISEDGAVGHGECVPYPRYGETVEGVAAAIEAVRPQIEAGLTREALQNLMPAGAARNAVDCALWDLDAKRSGIRAHVTAGLPRWPPATTAYTISLDTPEGMAQAAAKAAERPILKVKFGAPDGDIDRIRAVRRAAPQATLIADANEGWTEDNLERHLAVCADEGYALVEQPLPAKADGYLSRISRPVPILADESVHDRASLDRLVGLYEVINIKLDKTGGLTEALALADAAEAQGFSLMIGCMVGTSLAMAPALVLAPRARFVDLDGPLLLARDREPGLRYEGSIVYPPEPALWG, via the coding sequence ATGCGCAAGCTCACCGTTTCCATCGACCGTTTCCCCATCGCCGGAAAATTCACGATCGCCCGCGGCTCCCGGACCGAGGCGGTGGTCGTGACGGCGACGATTTCCGAGGACGGCGCCGTCGGGCATGGGGAATGCGTGCCTTACCCCCGATACGGCGAGACGGTCGAGGGCGTGGCCGCGGCCATCGAGGCGGTCCGTCCCCAGATCGAGGCGGGCCTGACCCGGGAAGCGCTTCAGAACCTGATGCCTGCGGGCGCGGCCCGGAACGCGGTCGATTGTGCCCTCTGGGATCTGGACGCCAAGCGCTCCGGCATCCGCGCCCATGTGACTGCCGGGCTGCCCCGCTGGCCTCCGGCGACCACCGCCTACACGATCAGCCTCGACACGCCCGAAGGGATGGCGCAAGCCGCCGCCAAAGCGGCCGAGCGGCCGATCCTCAAGGTGAAGTTCGGCGCTCCGGACGGCGACATCGACCGGATCAGGGCCGTCCGCCGTGCCGCCCCCCAGGCGACCCTGATCGCGGACGCCAACGAGGGCTGGACGGAGGACAACCTGGAACGGCACCTCGCGGTCTGCGCAGATGAGGGCTACGCCCTGGTGGAACAGCCCCTCCCCGCCAAGGCAGACGGATACCTGAGCCGCATCTCGCGCCCCGTTCCGATCCTCGCCGACGAGAGCGTCCACGACCGTGCAAGCCTCGACCGGCTCGTGGGTCTCTACGAGGTCATCAACATCAAGCTCGACAAGACAGGCGGTCTCACGGAGGCCCTGGCCCTGGCCGATGCGGCGGAAGCCCAGGGCTTTTCGCTCATGATCGGCTGCATGGTCGGCACGTCGCTTGCGATGGCGCCCGCCCTCGTGCTCGCGCCTCGGGCCCGTTTCGTCGACCTCGACGGCCCCCTCCTCCTCGCCAGGGACCGGGAGCCGGGCCTGCGTTACGAAGGCAGCATCGTCTACCCGCCGGAGCCGGCCCTCTGGGGCTGA